The bacterium genomic interval GTTACCAATTACCGATTACCAATCACCAGTTACCAGAATCAAATTCCGTGCGTTATTTGTTCAACACGACACTAGATTAAGACACCACCCAATAATTAACATCAAAAATGAAGTAATGGACATCAATTTAATACTCTGGCGGATATGTTCAGGTTCAATTATCTGACTTGGGTTACCTAAAAATGGTTTTAAAGAGATTTGCCCTTGATAATAATTTAATCCGCCAAGTTGAATATTCAAAGCTCCAGCAAATCCTGCCTCTGGAATGCCGCTATTTGGGCTTGGGTTTTTATGCCCATCTCTAAGAATAGTTTTCCAGGATAAAATTCCATTTTTACCACATAGCCAGCTGGCAACAGGAATAAGGAAGGCAGAAATTCTTGCCGGGATAAAATTTGCCACATCATCAGCCCTTGCCGAAAACCAACCTATCTCTTTATAAATTGTGGTTTTATATCCTAACATAGAATCAAGGGTGCTTATTGCCTTAAATGCCATTGACAGAGCAGGTCCTCCTAAAAAGGCATAAAATAAGGGTGAAATTATTCCATCTACGGTATTCTCTGCCACGGTTTCCACAGTTGCTCTTGAAATCTCTGTTTTATTTAAATTATGTGTATCTCTTCCAACAATTTTAGAGAGTTGAATTCTGGCTAAGTTAATATCTTCAATTTTTAACGCCTGATAAACAGAGTTTGCCTCTTTATGTAGGCTTCTAATTGAAAGTGTTGTCCATATAATCACTCCAGAGAGTATAAATTTCAGGTAACTATTAATCTCTCCGCTAAACCAAATGATACCAGAAGTAAAAACATAAGTGCTGATAATAACTATACTGGCAAGTAAGACTCCACCTATTTTAAGATTACGAAAGGTTCTACGGACTATCTTTTCTAAAAAATTTATAAGTTTTCCCATCCCTTTAACCGGATGGGGAAATTTAACCGGGTCACCAAAAATCAAATCCAGACCAAAACCTAATATAACCTCGTAACTCACTGTTTATATTATAATTTTAAATTCTGAATCTGTCAAGAAAAATCTTATCCTTCAGGATTGACAGAAATTCCCCAAGTTTTGGTGGTGTCTTAATCTATTGTCGTGTTGAACAAATAACGCACGGAATTTGATTCTGGTAACTGGTGATTGGTAATCGGTAATTGGTAAT includes:
- the cbiB gene encoding adenosylcobinamide-phosphate synthase CbiB; this encodes MSYEVILGFGLDLIFGDPVKFPHPVKGMGKLINFLEKIVRRTFRNLKIGGVLLASIVIISTYVFTSGIIWFSGEINSYLKFILSGVIIWTTLSIRSLHKEANSVYQALKIEDINLARIQLSKIVGRDTHNLNKTEISRATVETVAENTVDGIISPLFYAFLGGPALSMAFKAISTLDSMLGYKTTIYKEIGWFSARADDVANFIPARISAFLIPVASWLCGKNGILSWKTILRDGHKNPSPNSGIPEAGFAGALNIQLGGLNYYQGQISLKPFLGNPSQIIEPEHIRQSIKLMSITSFLMLIIGWCLNLVSC